A genomic window from Periophthalmus magnuspinnatus isolate fPerMag1 chromosome 16, fPerMag1.2.pri, whole genome shotgun sequence includes:
- the LOC117384172 gene encoding T-cell surface glycoprotein CD4-like — protein sequence MLLVWVCVSVLQSVWLNAPCAAEIMDQTKPGGTVALTCSISDSTNTLSWFHGGKLIHSINPKNGLPLRGKAEMVKRSRLKHETTLEISGVTRGDAGLFTCKVGRQEEQHRLIVASASVAPPVPLVVGGGAVLRCDVDGLADGWTVQWRGPGGRSHEAATVHLSPVTEQDGGTWECAITPSGKTITDVKIQVRDPLPPTSPPPPTTRMTVGNKEACPHCVNGTQTAQTPPLLPMELSWWVWAAIGGGCVVVLLWVLALIMYNRLSRRKRRFMKMKEAALLRPKNYCQCPGPRVTTGPGRTKPSAPAPPPARPEP from the exons ATGCTGCTTGTTTGGG tgtgtgtgagtgtgctgcAGAGCGTGTGGCTGAACGCGCCGTGTGCTGCAGAGATCATGgaccaaaccaaaccaggagGAACCGTGGCTCTGACGTGCAGCATTTCAGACTCCACAAATACCTTAAGCTGGTTCCACGGCGGCAAGCTCATCCACAGCATCAACCCCAAAAATGGGCTGCCTTTAAGAG GTAAAGCGGAAATGGTAAAAAGAAGTCGTCTGAAACATGAGACGACACTGGAGATTTCTGGAGTTACTCGTGGAGACGCTGGACTGTTCACCTGCAAAGTCGGACGTCAAGAGGAGCAGCACAGGCTCATCGTGGCGTCGG CGTCCGTGGCCCCCCCTGTTCCCCTCGTGGTTGGCGGCGGTGCGGTTCTTCGCTGTGACGTGGACGGACTTGCCGACGGTTGGACGGTGCAGTGGCGAGGACCCGGTGGGCGGAGCCATGAAGCGGCTACGGTCCACCTGAGTCCCGTGACCGAGCAGGACGGAGGAACGTGGGAGTGCGCGATCACGCCGAGCGGAAAAACCATCACCGACGTAAAGATTCAAGTCAGAG ATCCACTTCCTCCCACCTCTCCGCCGCCCCCTACCACAAGAATGACCGTCGGCAACAAGGAAGCGTGTCCGCACT GCGTGAACGGCACACAGACGGCACAGACTCCGCCTCTTCTGCCGATGGAGCTGAGCTGGTGGGTGTGGGCCGCCATAGGAGGAGGCTGTGTGGTCGTTTTGCTCTGGGTGCTCGCGCTCATCATGTACAACCGTTTAAGCCGGAGAAAG CGACGATTCATGAAGATGAAGGAGGCCGCGCTGTTAAGACCGAAGAACTACTGCCAGTGTCCAGG CCCCAGAGTCACGACGGGCCCCGGCAGAACCAAACCCTCCGCTCCGGCGCCACCTCCGGCCCGACCCGAGCCGTGA